From Ascaphus truei isolate aAscTru1 chromosome 20, aAscTru1.hap1, whole genome shotgun sequence, one genomic window encodes:
- the SPC24 gene encoding kinetochore protein Spc24 isoform X3 yields the protein MLHEQIQESMAMSHDVIKLMVSDASTRVLKKILDRREAMIDSLTDTEAQATLLVRDLLSVEKSVAQRLLDTEETKQETSTKLRKIDHVLQEASKKNMSLQTSMTFLNKELEEIKLVEEKIEEMQKEVDEDTTTVIPSAVYLAQLFHKVTKVDWDYNCDPTLIKGIHYGGEIAQPINIDSTQHSQIFVSDHLWSLLSTDW from the exons ATGTTGCACGAGCAGATCCAAGAGTCCATGGCCATGAGCCATGATGTCATCAAGTTAATGGTGTCGGACGCCTCGACCCGGGTCCTGAAGAAGATCCTGGACCGGCGGGAGGCCATGATCGACTCGCTGACAGACACGGAGGCACAGGCCACGCTCCTCGTTAGAG ATCTCCTGTCCGTGGAAAAGTCGGTGGCACAAAGGCTTCTGGATACTGAGGAAACGAAGCAGGAAACTTCAACCAAACTGCGGAAAATCGATCATGTACTGCAGGAGGCGAGCAAGAAGAACATGTCCCTGCAGACAAGCATG ACTTTCCTAAACAAAGAACTGGAGGAAATTAAATTGGTGGAAGAAAAGATAGAAGAGATGCAGAAAGAAGTCGATGAAGACACCACAACTGTGATCCCCTCTGCGGT GTATTTGGCTCAGCTGTTCCATAAAGTTACCAAGGTGGATTGGGATTATAACTGTGACCCCACACTCATCAAAGGCA TCCACTACGGCGGCGAGATAGCCCAGCCCATCAACATCGACAGTACCCAGCACAGCCAAATATTTGTCAGCGACCACCTGTGGAGCCTCCTCTCCACCGACTGGTGA
- the SPC24 gene encoding kinetochore protein Spc24 isoform X1, producing MVTRSSSSLPQLHPTSPAGRHLCHLPGAMLHEQIQESMAMSHDVIKLMVSDASTRVLKKILDRREAMIDSLTDTEAQATLLVRDLLSVEKSVAQRLLDTEETKQETSTKLRKIDHVLQEASKKNMSLQTSMTFLNKELEEIKLVEEKIEEMQKEVDEDTTTVIPSAVYLAQLFHKVTKVDWDYNCDPTLIKGIHYGGEIAQPINIDSTQHSQIFVSDHLWSLLSTDW from the exons CAGCTCAAGCTTGCCCCAGCTTCATCCAACTTCTCCGGCGGGGCGCCATCTTTGTCACCTCCCGGGCGCCATGTTGCACGAGCAGATCCAAGAGTCCATGGCCATGAGCCATGATGTCATCAAGTTAATGGTGTCGGACGCCTCGACCCGGGTCCTGAAGAAGATCCTGGACCGGCGGGAGGCCATGATCGACTCGCTGACAGACACGGAGGCACAGGCCACGCTCCTCGTTAGAG ATCTCCTGTCCGTGGAAAAGTCGGTGGCACAAAGGCTTCTGGATACTGAGGAAACGAAGCAGGAAACTTCAACCAAACTGCGGAAAATCGATCATGTACTGCAGGAGGCGAGCAAGAAGAACATGTCCCTGCAGACAAGCATG ACTTTCCTAAACAAAGAACTGGAGGAAATTAAATTGGTGGAAGAAAAGATAGAAGAGATGCAGAAAGAAGTCGATGAAGACACCACAACTGTGATCCCCTCTGCGGT GTATTTGGCTCAGCTGTTCCATAAAGTTACCAAGGTGGATTGGGATTATAACTGTGACCCCACACTCATCAAAGGCA TCCACTACGGCGGCGAGATAGCCCAGCCCATCAACATCGACAGTACCCAGCACAGCCAAATATTTGTCAGCGACCACCTGTGGAGCCTCCTCTCCACCGACTGGTGA
- the SPC24 gene encoding kinetochore protein Spc24 isoform X2, giving the protein MVTRSSSLPQLHPTSPAGRHLCHLPGAMLHEQIQESMAMSHDVIKLMVSDASTRVLKKILDRREAMIDSLTDTEAQATLLVRDLLSVEKSVAQRLLDTEETKQETSTKLRKIDHVLQEASKKNMSLQTSMTFLNKELEEIKLVEEKIEEMQKEVDEDTTTVIPSAVYLAQLFHKVTKVDWDYNCDPTLIKGIHYGGEIAQPINIDSTQHSQIFVSDHLWSLLSTDW; this is encoded by the exons CTCAAGCTTGCCCCAGCTTCATCCAACTTCTCCGGCGGGGCGCCATCTTTGTCACCTCCCGGGCGCCATGTTGCACGAGCAGATCCAAGAGTCCATGGCCATGAGCCATGATGTCATCAAGTTAATGGTGTCGGACGCCTCGACCCGGGTCCTGAAGAAGATCCTGGACCGGCGGGAGGCCATGATCGACTCGCTGACAGACACGGAGGCACAGGCCACGCTCCTCGTTAGAG ATCTCCTGTCCGTGGAAAAGTCGGTGGCACAAAGGCTTCTGGATACTGAGGAAACGAAGCAGGAAACTTCAACCAAACTGCGGAAAATCGATCATGTACTGCAGGAGGCGAGCAAGAAGAACATGTCCCTGCAGACAAGCATG ACTTTCCTAAACAAAGAACTGGAGGAAATTAAATTGGTGGAAGAAAAGATAGAAGAGATGCAGAAAGAAGTCGATGAAGACACCACAACTGTGATCCCCTCTGCGGT GTATTTGGCTCAGCTGTTCCATAAAGTTACCAAGGTGGATTGGGATTATAACTGTGACCCCACACTCATCAAAGGCA TCCACTACGGCGGCGAGATAGCCCAGCCCATCAACATCGACAGTACCCAGCACAGCCAAATATTTGTCAGCGACCACCTGTGGAGCCTCCTCTCCACCGACTGGTGA